The stretch of DNA CACTGTCCAGCGGACTACCCGGCCCGCCGCTTGATATGTATACATCGAAGTTTGTACTGGGTACCTGCCCTTTAAGGCGAACGTCGAAAACCTCGTAAGTTAGATCAAGCCCGTGCTGTACCTTATAGCGCTCCAGAATATCCCGGAAACCCCGCATCCCCTCATTTGCTATGCCATCATATAGGTCTAAAATAGCAACTTTCACTCCCGGCTTATCTGTCTGTATCATTAAATTTATATCCCTTTTAAAGTTTGCGATGTAATGTAATCCACCACATCTGCAAAGTTATTATTTTGGTTGTAAATAGCCAGTTGCCTGTCGGCACCTGTGCCGTTTTCCAGTATTTTGTGCACATATTGCAGGTCGTCGCGGCAACCCAGGTCGTCCACTACATCGTCAACAAAATCCAACAGTTCCAGTATAAGGGCGCGTGTATTAACCTCCAGCTCTTTACCAAAATCTATCATTTTACCATCAATACCATATCGGGCTGCACGCCATTTGTTTTCGTTTATTAAGGCCCGGTTATAGGTAATAAACTTCATGTTTTGCTGCCTAAGCTTGTATAGTTTGGCGCAAATACACTGAAACAAGGCCACCATGGTCATGGTTTCGTCTATCAACATGGGGCAATCGCATACCCTGAATTCGATGGTTTGGAAGAAGGGGTGCACCCTCAGATCCCACCATATTTTTTTGGCGTTATCTATACAGTTGGTTTTTACCAGCAGCTTTACATAATTGTCATAATCTTCAATACTGGCAAAATAATCGGGTATGCCCGTGCGCGGGAATTTATCAAATACCTTGGTGCGGAACGATTTATAACCTGTATTACGCCCCTCCCAAAACGGAGAATTGGTTGATAGCGCGTACACATGCGGCAAAAAATACCGGGCTTGGTTGGCAATATGTATGGCCATATCACGCGATTGTATGCCCACATGCACATGCAAACCAAAAATAAGGTTCGACCGCGCTGCTTCCTGCAATTCATCTACTATCTCAAAATACCTTGGATGATCTGTTATAAGCTGGTGCTGCCAATGCGAGAAGGGGTGGGTGCCGGCCGCGCCAATACGTAGGCCAATATCACCGGCTAACTGCGCTACTGTGCCCCGTAGTTTACCCACTTCTTTGCGGGCTTCCTCGGTATTGCGGCAAATGTGGGTGCCCACCTCTACAACTGCCTGGTGCATTTCGGCTTTTACCTGGTCTTCGTGTATTTTTTGCGCACTATCTACAATTTTTTGATCATGCGATTGCAGTTCCCTTGTTACCGGGTCAATCACCATAAATTCTTCTTCAACACCTAAGGTAAACTCGTTCATAATTGGTTAGGGCTATATATAGCGATGGCTTTTGAGGCCATCGCTGTTAACATAAAAGGCTTTATTTTTTTGCAGACTTTTTAGTCGGCTCTTTGGCTTTTTCAGCTGATATAGGATGGTCAAAAACACCAACCGATACATCTTTTGGAGCCTTTGCTTTCTGCGCTATAAGCGGCAATTTATTAGCTCCTGTTTTTACAAATTCGCCCCAGGTAAGGTTGTCCAGGCCATCTTTTTGCTTTTTAGCGCGCTCTATAGCGTAGCTGGCGGCCGTTTCTACCACCCACTCAAAGTTGTCCTGGCCTACGCTGGTAACTTCGGCATCAGGGGCAGGGTTGCAAAAGTCGATGGCATACGGTATACCATCGCGTACCGCAAATTCAACGGTGTTAAAATCGTAGCCCAGGTACTGGTTTAGCTGTAAAACGTACTTTGTAATGGTATCCAGCATCTTTTTAGATGCGGGCGCTTTACCATGTTCGTAGCGTAAATGGTGTGGGTTGCGGGGTTCGTATTGCATAATGCGCACATGCTTGCCGCCTATGCAATAGCAGCGAAAATAGTCATCAAAAATGATCTCTTCCTGCAGCAGCATTACCAACTGATGCGTTTGGGCAAACTTGTCCCAAAGGTCTTCCTTATCGCTTATTTTGTATACATCGCGCCAGCCGCCGCCGTCAAAAGGCTTCATATAGGCCGGGAAACCCACATAATCAAATATGGCATCCCAATCTAAGGGGAAGGCAAGGTTACGGAATGATCGATCATTAGTACTGGCGGGGTGATCTTTTGAAGGTAAAAGCACTGTTTTTGGTACCGGTACGCCCAATTTTACAGCTAAAGCGTTGTTGAAGAACTTCTCATCAGCGCTCCACCAAAAGGGGTTATTGATAACCGCTGTGCCTGTTATAGCAGCGTTTTTAAGTGATGCACGGTAAAAGGGCACATCCTGCGATATACGGTCTATTATTACCGAATAACCAAGCGGTTCGCCTTGCATCATCTTATCTATACGTACAAATTCGGCACTTATGTTCTTTTCTGCCTTTTCGTTTACACGATCTACAAATGCCTGCGGGAATGAATTCTCCTGCCCAAATAATATGCCTATTTTTTTCATGGTTGATACTTATTTCTTTTTAATTTTTTGACTTGCTATAGCTAAGGTTCTTCAGTTTTTTACAGGTGCCGGGCTTACTAATATAAAATTTATTTTATGGTAGACAAGTAATGTGGAAACATCTCTTTCCAGATGGGCCAATCGTGGTTGGCAAATGGCCGTATATCCAGCCAATGATTAATATGCTTTTCGTTTAAAATGTTTGACATCCTGATGTTATAATCCTTACACATGTCGTGTTCTGATGTACCCAGTATAATGTTCATCTGCCAAAGTTCGGGCTGGTTGCTGGCGGGCAAAAAATCTACCGGGTTATTATAAAAAATGTCGTCGTTATAAAAGCCATCAGTAAACATTTTTATATCAAATGCGCCGCCCATGGTAAACAGGTGGGCCACTTTTTCGGGGTGCTTAAAGGCAAAGTTGGCCGCATGGTAGCCGCCAAAGCTGCAACCTGCCATAGCCACCCTGCCCACGCCGGTTTCGTGTTGCGCCCAGGGTATCAGTTCGTCGGTAAGCATTTTGTCGTACCAGGCATAGTTGCGGGCACGGTCGGCGGGGTGTATACCTTTATCGTACCAGCTGCGGTCGTCAATAGTATCGGGGCAGTATATTTTTACCAAACCTTCGTCAATAAACCAGCGCACGCTATCTATCAGCCCAAAATCTTTATTTTGATGGTAACGGCCCTTTGTGGTGGGGAACAGGATAACCGGGTACCCCCTGTCGCCAAAAACCAGCATCTCCAGGTCCAGGTTTAAGTTGGGCGAATGCCAGCGGTGATATTGTTCAGTCAAGTTGTTGTGTTTAAGAATGTAAGTTACAGCTTTAGCTGTAAATGTCAACATGGTGCTAAATAATTATGTTTTGTTATATAAGTAAAACTATAACCCTACTTTTGTAGCCTTAATTATTTTTATACTAATATGTACACCTATAGTACAGCTACTGACATGACGATTGCCAAACAGCAACTTACCATAAAATCGACCCTGCTTGAACGCGATGTTACCTGCACTTTACTGATGCCCGAAGAAGGCAGCGTGGCCGAACCACTAAACTTATTGCTGCTGAACGATGGCCAGGAACTGGATAACCTGAAACTGGAAGATACCCTGCAAAACCTATACGAGCGCAATTGCTTAAAGCCTATACTGGTGGTTGCCATACATGCCGGCGAAGAGCGCTTACAGGAATACGGCGTGGCCGGCAAGCCCGATTTTAAAAAACGTGGTGCCAAAGCAGGCCTTTATACCCAATTCATTAAAACCGAACTGCTGCCCTTTATTACCGAAAATACAGGCATCGAGCATTTTGAAAGTACCGCCTTCGCGGGATTTTCGCTTGGGGGATTAACCGCTATGGATATTGCCTGGAATAACCCCGAACTTTTTGATAAAGTGGGTGCCTTCTCGGCCTCGTTTTGGTGGCGTAGCAAGGACCTGACCAAAGGCTATACAGCCGATGACCGTATAATGCACAGCGTTATAAAAGCTACCGAAGGCAAGCCGGAACTAAAATTTTGGCTGCAAACCGGCACTAAGGACGAAACCGCCGACCGTAACAAGAACGGTATTATAGATTCTATTGACGATACCATTGATATTATAAAAGAACTGCTGGCAAAAGGTTACCAGCGCCCTGCTGATATACAATACCTTGAAATTTTGGGCGGCACCCACGATACCGAAACCTGGGGCAAGGCCATGCCTAAGTTTTTGAGCTGGGCATTTGGGAAGTAAGGGATTTGTACGAGATTCCCTTCCACCACGTCATTGCTGTAAGGGTTACGTAATTCGCCCACAGAATTAGGTATTTTTTTATTTGTTGTTTAGGGTGGCCATTTCGATAGGTTTTTTGCCATTAATACCTTGATGTGGCCGTTCCCAATTGTAGTAAACAAGATACTTGAGCAACTCGTCTTCTAACTCTTCCAGGGTGTCGAAGTCTGTATCTTCGATGAGGTCTTCCTTCAGCGTTCGCCAAAAGCGTTCGACCTTGCCGTTGGTTTGCGGGCGGTAAGGCTTCATGTAGCGGCGCTTAATGCCTGTTTCCATCAGCATACGTTCAAATGGATGGTTCTTTTTGTTCAGACTGGCAGAGGTACCGAATTCCGGCCCGTTATCTGCAATGACCTCTTCAAACTGGATGCCGAACTCGCGCTTTAGAGCCTGCATGCAGTGCATCGCAGTGAACATCGTACTTAAGGCGGTAATGTCTTCCATCACCTGAGCCCAGGCCAGGCGTGAATAATCATCCAGTACACAAAGCAAGTAAAGCCTCCTGTTTTGCCCTCTTATCACACTTTTACTTAAATGATGACAGTCGATATGCCCTAATTGGCCCATACGTTCTTTAATGATTTTAACCTTTACTTCCCGGTCTGCCGGCTTTAAGCGGTTCCGGTTATGCCGCTTCAGAATATTATATATCCTTGAAGGGGATGGTATAAAGTTATTGGATTTTTGTTTAAGCTGACTGTTGATCTCAAACTTATTGCAGCCCCGGTCCCGAAGTTCCAGTACCTGCTGTTCATCCGCCAGTGATGGCCTGCGGCTGCCATATTTAGGCCCGCGCTTACCCGGCAGCAGGTCAAGCTCGTTACCAGACTGTTTAAAAAGGTTATAATATTTCAGGAAAGCTCTTGCATCAGTATCATGGGCAGAATAGAAATCCTTAGCGAACCTAAAAGTGGGATGTTCGCCACGTTTTACTTGCTCATATTCACCAATCAGGAAACGGTATTTGCTCAGATAATTCCGTTTTAAGGTAAGGTCATTGTTAATGTTACGCATAACGTTTAGCTTTAATGTATAAAGCTAATTCTGTTACCGAATTAGTTGACCTTTACAATTGCGAGGCACGAAGCAATCTCCAAACTATGCCTTAATAAACTATACCCTAATAAACTGTGTCGTTGCGCGGAGCGATAGCGTCAAAGCAAACTCAGTTGGGTAGGTAA from Inquilinus sp. KBS0705 encodes:
- a CDS encoding carboxylate-amine ligase yields the protein MNEFTLGVEEEFMVIDPVTRELQSHDQKIVDSAQKIHEDQVKAEMHQAVVEVGTHICRNTEEARKEVGKLRGTVAQLAGDIGLRIGAAGTHPFSHWQHQLITDHPRYFEIVDELQEAARSNLIFGLHVHVGIQSRDMAIHIANQARYFLPHVYALSTNSPFWEGRNTGYKSFRTKVFDKFPRTGIPDYFASIEDYDNYVKLLVKTNCIDNAKKIWWDLRVHPFFQTIEFRVCDCPMLIDETMTMVALFQCICAKLYKLRQQNMKFITYNRALINENKWRAARYGIDGKMIDFGKELEVNTRALILELLDFVDDVVDDLGCRDDLQYVHKILENGTGADRQLAIYNQNNNFADVVDYITSQTLKGI
- a CDS encoding abhydrolase domain-containing 18, whose product is MTEQYHRWHSPNLNLDLEMLVFGDRGYPVILFPTTKGRYHQNKDFGLIDSVRWFIDEGLVKIYCPDTIDDRSWYDKGIHPADRARNYAWYDKMLTDELIPWAQHETGVGRVAMAGCSFGGYHAANFAFKHPEKVAHLFTMGGAFDIKMFTDGFYNDDIFYNNPVDFLPASNQPELWQMNIILGTSEHDMCKDYNIRMSNILNEKHINHWLDIRPFANHDWPIWKEMFPHYLSTIK
- a CDS encoding esterase family protein, with amino-acid sequence MYTYSTATDMTIAKQQLTIKSTLLERDVTCTLLMPEEGSVAEPLNLLLLNDGQELDNLKLEDTLQNLYERNCLKPILVVAIHAGEERLQEYGVAGKPDFKKRGAKAGLYTQFIKTELLPFITENTGIEHFESTAFAGFSLGGLTAMDIAWNNPELFDKVGAFSASFWWRSKDLTKGYTADDRIMHSVIKATEGKPELKFWLQTGTKDETADRNKNGIIDSIDDTIDIIKELLAKGYQRPADIQYLEILGGTHDTETWGKAMPKFLSWAFGK
- a CDS encoding transposase family protein produces the protein MRNINNDLTLKRNYLSKYRFLIGEYEQVKRGEHPTFRFAKDFYSAHDTDARAFLKYYNLFKQSGNELDLLPGKRGPKYGSRRPSLADEQQVLELRDRGCNKFEINSQLKQKSNNFIPSPSRIYNILKRHNRNRLKPADREVKVKIIKERMGQLGHIDCHHLSKSVIRGQNRRLYLLCVLDDYSRLAWAQVMEDITALSTMFTAMHCMQALKREFGIQFEEVIADNGPEFGTSASLNKKNHPFERMLMETGIKRRYMKPYRPQTNGKVERFWRTLKEDLIEDTDFDTLEELEDELLKYLVYYNWERPHQGINGKKPIEMATLNNK